Part of the Bryobacteraceae bacterium genome is shown below.
GAAGACCAAGTGTACGGTTGCCGGGAGAAACTCGCGTGACAGAAAAAGATAGTCGACCGGGAAAAAGCCGAGGTAAGCGAGCGTGAGCGCGTTGGCCAGCCGGTCTGGCACGGAGAACCGCAGAAGCCCGGCCGTCTGCAGCGCGCGCAGCACGATCGCGGCTCCGGCCAGAGCGAGCGAAGGCGCGTCGAGCGCGGCCGAGCCGAGGATGGCCAGGTAGGAGCACCCGAGCATGCCCAGAATCGACCACTGGAACATCTGCTCGAGGCTCCAGGCTTTGTGCTCCAAACCCCTCACGCTAACATGGTAGTACCCATCGCATGGAAAACGCCGGGATCGCCCGTTTGCTTTCGGAAACCGCCGACCTCATGGAGATTGCCGGCGACGACGGATTTCGCGTCCGTTCCTACCGTAACGCCGCGGCCGCCATCGAGAGTTACCCGGAACGTCTGGCCGATGTCGCCCGGGATCCGGACCGGAAGCTGACCGATGTGCCTGGCGTGGGGAAGGCGATGGCGGAGCACATCGCCGACATTCTGAAGAACGGCTCCTTCAACCGCCGCGACGAACTGCTTTCCCGCTATCCGCCCACGGCGCTGGAGTTTCTGAAGATCCAGGGGCTCGGGCCGAAGAGCGTCGCGCTGATCTTCGAGCATTTTCGGGTTACGACGATCGACGACCTGGAGAAACTGTGCCGCGAAGAGAAACTGCGGACACTGCCGCGGATGGGCGCCAAACTCGAGGAGAAGGTCCTCCGGTCCATTGCGGCGTACCGGCGCCGGGCCGGCCGCTTTCTGCTTGACTACGCGACCGATGTGGCGGAAGAACTGGAGCAGCATTTGCGTTCGGGCGGCGCGGAGGAAGTGACGGCGGCGGGTTCCCTGCGCCGCGGCCGTGAGACGGTTGGGGATATCGACTTGCTCGTCGTGTGCCCCGATCCGGAGCCGGTCCTCGAGCGGTTCACCACGCACCCGAAGGTGCATGAAGTGCTGGTGCGGGGCGGAAACAAGGCAAGCGTAAAATTCGGCATGGAGGGCATCCAGGTGGATGTGCGGGCGCTTCCGCGATCCTCGTATGGGGCCGCGCTGCAGTATTTCACGGGGAGCAAGGAACACAACGTCGCTCTTCGGCAGCGGGCGCTGAAGATGGGCCTCACGCTCAGCGAGTACGGGCTCTCGCGGCTGGACGACGAGTCGCGCGTGGCGGGCGAGACAGAAGATGGGATCTACCGGGCGCTCGGGCTCGCGTGGATTCCGCCGGAACTGCGGGAGAACCAGGGTGAGATCGAAGCGGCCGAAACGGGCGAGTTGCCGGAGTTGATCGAACCCGGCGACATTCGCGGCGATATCCACATGCACACCACGGAGACGGACGGCCGCACGACGCTCGAGGAGATGGCGGGGCACGCGAAGGCGCTCGGCTATGAGTACATCGCCATCACCGATCACTCGAAGGCGTTGGCGATGGCGAACGGGCTTGATGAGAAGCGCGTGGTGGATTTCGCGAAGCGTGTGCGCGCGATCAACAAAAGCGGCGAACTTGGCATTCGGGTGTTTTCGGGCCTCGAGTGCGACATCCGGCGCGATGGCGTGATGGACATCGAGGACGACGCGCTGGCCGAACTCGACCTGGTGATTGCTTCCGTCCATTCGCATATGAACCTGGAACCGGCCGAGATGACGGACCGGCTCCTGGCGGCGGTAGCCAACCCGAACGTCCGGATCATCGGACACCCTACCGGGCGGATCCTGATGCACCGTGAGCCGTTCCCCTTCGATTTCGATACGGTGGCCACAGCCGCCGCCGGGCGCGGCGTAGCGTTCGAGATCAACGCGAGCCCGGAACGCCTCGATCTGGCGGGACCCCATATCCGTGCGGCGAAGGCCAAGGGCGCGCGATTCACAATCGCTACCGACGCGCACCACCCCAAGCACCTCCTCAATATGCGCTACGGAGTCCGCACCGCCCGGCGGGGCTGGCTCGAAAAAAAAGATGTGCTAAACACGCTTCCAGCCGAACGGTTTCTGGCGGCGTTGCGTCCAAAAGGAAAGGTACACGCATGAGAACTACCTCTGCCCTCGCGGCTCTGGCGGCTGGGACAACCATCCTTGCCGCCGCCGAACTGAAGATTCCATTCGAGAAGTACAAACTCGAGAACGGCCTCCGGGTGATCCTCTCCAAGGACAACTCCGCGCCGGTTGTGGCGGTCTACGTAATCTACGACGTCGGCGCGCGGTCCGAGCAGAAAGGCCGCACCGGGTTCGCCCATCTGTTCGAACACATGATGTTCCAGGGCTCGAAGAACGCCCCGAAGGGGATGCACTTCGAGACGGTGGAGTCCAACGGCGGGAATCTCAACGGGTCCACACACCCGGATTTCACCGACTATTTCGAGGTGCTGCCTTCGAACAAGCTGCCGGTGGCGCTGTGGCTCGAAGCGGACCGGATGCGCGGACTCAACATCACGGACGAAAACCTCACCAATCAGAAAGAGGCGGTGAAGCAGGAGCGGCGTCTCTCGTTCGATAACCGCGCTTATGCGACGGCGATCGTCGACGAGTTCCCGAAAGTCTTCTTCGACAACTTCCAGAGCAACCACTCGCTGATTGGATCTTTCGAGGATTTGAACGCCGCCACCGTGGATGATGTCGCGGCGTTCTTCAAGACCTACTACGCGCCGAATAACGCCGTATTGGTGATCGTCGGAGATATCCAGACCGCCGACACGAAGAAGTGGGTGGAGGCCTATTTTGCCGACATACCCTCTCAGCCGCGGCCGCCGAAGCCGGATCTCAGCGAACCCGCCAAGAAGGAGGCGAAATGGGCGGAGTACAAAGACCCGCTCGCCAAGCTGCCGGCAGTGGTGCTGGCCTATCCCGGACCGAAGCGGCGCTCGCCGGACTTCTACGCCATGGCGATGCTCGACGTGCTGCTCACCGCCGGCAACAGTTCGCGGCTAAATCTGGCGCTGGTGAAAGGCAAGGAAAGCGTGGTGGGTTACGAGGCCAATCTCGGCTGGCCGTTCGCTTCGACGGCGGATTACGTCGATCCCGAACCCTACGCAATGGCGTTCTTTTATAAGCCAAACTTCACCGCGAAACAGATCGTGGAGCAGGCCGAGGCAGAGATCGACAAGATCAAGAACGAGGGCGTTCCTGCCGACGAACTCGCGCGGATTCGCACGTTTCTCCGCTCGGACCGTATTCGCGGCGTGCGTACAGTGCTGCGCCGGGCGCAACTGCTTGGCCAGTACGATGTGTTCGACGGCGATCCGAACATGATCAACACCGAGCTGGACCAGTACCTCGCCGTCACCAGTGAACGGATCCAGGCGGCTGCGAAAAAGTATTGTGATTCGTCGAAGCGAAGCGTTTTGGCCATTGTGCCAGCGCCCAAGAAATCGGAAAAGGAGTCCGGACAATGAGGACCGCGGTGGTTGCCTTCTCGCTTGCGGCGACGCTCGCCGCGCAGACGCAGATTGACCGGACCAAGCCCCCGGAGACCGGTCCGCTGGCTGATTTCAAGCTTCCGCCGTTCGAGGAGAAAACGCTTCCAAACGGTCTGCGGCTGATGCTGATCAACGACACGCGGTACCCGATGATCGAGGTGCGATTGGGTTTCCAGGCGGGCGACAAGTACGATCCCGCCGGCATGGAAGGCCTGTCGGAAACGGTCGCGGCGCTTCTTAAGGAAGGCGCGGGGAAACGGAACTCGCGCCAGGTGGCGGAGGAGTTGGCGGCGATCGGCGGCGACCTCAATGCGAATTCGACTGCCGACTTTCTGATGGTGGCCGGCTACGCCCTTTCCGAATATACGGACCGCTTGCTCGACCTGACGAGCGACTTCGTGCGCAACCCCACGTTCGCCGAAGACGAACTGCGGCTCCGGAAGCAGAACCGAATCGAGGAACTAAAGGTGGAGCGTGCCGAATCGGAGACCCTCGCCGCTGAGCGGCTGCACGAAATTCTCTTTGCCGGCCATCCCTACGCGAACGCGCTCCCGACTCCGAGTACGATCGAGAAGATATCGCGCGATGACCTCGCCAAGTTTCGCGACCGCTTCTTCGTGCCGAACAACGGCGTGCTCGCGGTGATCGGGCCGATTGGCGACACGTCTGCTTTCGCGAAGAAGCTTTCGGCGCGTTTCGGCGATTGGAAGAAAGGCACACCGCCGGCCGCGCCCCCGGCGAAGTTTCCTGAGGCCAAAGGCGGCACGACGCTGGTGGACCGGCCCGGCTCTGTCCAGGCCGACATCATGATCGGCCGCGTCGCGGTTGGCCGCGAACACCCGGATTACTTCCCACTCTACGTCGGCAACGCGATTCTCGGCATGGGCGCGAGTTCGCGCCTGTTCGAGAACATCCGCGAGAAGCAGGGCTTCGCCTATCATTCCTCGTCCCACATCACGCCTCGCAAGGACGTTGGATACGTCGAGAGTCAAACGCAGGTGCGCAACGAGGTGATCGGGCCGGCGTTGACGGCGCTCGAAGGCGAGTTTCGGCGAATGGGTTCCGAGCGGCTTACCGCTGGGGAGTTGAGCGCGGTGAAGAACTACCTGAGCGGCAACTTCGTGATGTCGCTCGCGACGCCCACCGGCGTGGCCAATCAGCTCATCAACACGCGGCTCAACGGGCTTCCGAATTCGTATCTGGAAACGTACGTGGATAAGATAAGACGAGTGGAACCCGATCAGATTCAGAAAACGGCGGCGAAGTACCTGGACCCGTCGAAGGCGTCCATCGTCGTGGTTGGCGACGCGTCGCAGATCGCAGAGCCGATGAAGAAGCTCGGCGAGGTGAACGTGGAGAAGGCCCGGCAGTGAGCCGGCTCCTGACGATTTCCCACGAGACGTTTGTCACTCGCACAGGCCGCAAGGAAAAGCGGATCATCGTGAGGCACCCGGGATCGGCAGCGGCGCTCCCGGTGGATGAGCGCGGCCGTGTGCTCCTCGTCAGCCAGTATCGGATCCCAGCCAACGGCAGGCTATGGGAAATACCGGCCGGCAAGGTGGACGATGGCGAATCCGTTCTGCAGGGCGCAAAACGTGAGTTGGCCGAGGAAACCGGATACCGGGCGAAGAGGTGGTCGAAGCTGGTGGGCTTCTATCCGAGCCCCGGCTTCCTTGCCGAGTTCATCACCGTGTATCTGGCTCAGGATCTGCGTCCCGGCGAGTCGAATCTCGGTGACGGCGAAGACATCGAGTTGCGATGGTTCAAGCCGGACGAGATGCTGTCGGGGATTCGGTCCGGCAAGATTCGCGACGCGAAAACGATCGCCGGGTATCTGGCGTTTCTTGAGCGCATCCGGTCGCGCTGACGTATCATCGGCGTAGTGAAACAATTCGGGTATCTCTTGTTTGCGGCCGCGCTGGCCGCGCAGTCGCCGGATATGGCGCGCGTTCGAACGGATCTTGCCCATCTCACCGCGGCCGGGATGCACGGCCGCGCGGCGCTCGAGCCTGGCCACGACGCAGCCGCCAAATACGTGGAACAAGGGTTCCGCGACGCCGGCTTGGCGATCACCGTACAGGAGTTCAACCTTTTCCGCGCGTTTCCCGACGCCGGCGCCAGTTCGGTCGCCTGGAACGGCCGCGCCATCGAGTACCGAGGTTCGTTCCGCCGCGATGTGGATGCCGAAGCCCCCGTTGTCTTCGCCGGCTACGGCATCACGGCGCCCGAGTATGGCTACGACGACTACGCCGGCCTCGATGTGAAGGGGAAGATCGTCATCGTCTTGGACCGAGAGCCTGGCGAGCCTGACAGGAAGAGCCCATTCCTGGGACGCGGGTTGACGGTGCACTCGGCATCGCGCATCAAGAGGCTGAACGCGCAGCGCCGGGGGGCCCTTGCCCTGCTCACCGTATCCAGCGCCCATTCGCAGGCCGCTCCCGGCGATCCGAATCCGGCCCGCGGCAGCGCTCACACGATGCACGACGCCATCGTCGAGATCCCGCAGCTATCTTTGCCCGCCGAGTCGATCGCGGTAATCGCACCCTCCTACCGCGAGTGGCAGAATACGATCGACCGTACCTACCGCCCGGCGTCGCGAACGATCGACGGGACCATGCGCATCCGCCTAGTGAATCGCGAAGTGACTGCCGGAAAGGGCCGCAACGTCATCGGCGTTTTGGAAGGAACGAACCAAACGCGGAAGGACGAGCCCGTGCTCATCACGTCGCACTACGATCACCTTCCGGACAAGGGTTCGCACAGTTACCCGGGTGCAAACGACAACGCGTCCGGCACGGTAGCGGTGATGGAACTGGCGCGCCAGTTCGCGGCGCGCGGCAAGCTCGAGCGGCCTCTGGTTTTCATTTCGTTCGGGGCCGAAGAGAACGGGTTGCTCGGTTCCTACTGGTATGCCGCGCATCCCCTGGTTCCGCTGGCGAAGACGTTGGCCGTGCTCAACCTCGATATGGTCGCCCGGGACGAAGCGCATACGATTCAGACGCGCGGGCGCCTCAAGCTGCGCTCGAAGACTTCGGACGTGATCAACCTCGTTGGCGTCGCCTACAGCCCGGATCTGGCGGAGTTGCTGCGGCGGGCAAACAAAGCCACGAGGCTCCGGCTGGACGAGAAGTTCGATCACGAATCCTCACAGAACACATTGTGGCGATGCGATCACTTCCCGTTCCTGGTGGAAG
Proteins encoded:
- the polX gene encoding DNA polymerase/3'-5' exonuclease PolX, encoding MENAGIARLLSETADLMEIAGDDGFRVRSYRNAAAAIESYPERLADVARDPDRKLTDVPGVGKAMAEHIADILKNGSFNRRDELLSRYPPTALEFLKIQGLGPKSVALIFEHFRVTTIDDLEKLCREEKLRTLPRMGAKLEEKVLRSIAAYRRRAGRFLLDYATDVAEELEQHLRSGGAEEVTAAGSLRRGRETVGDIDLLVVCPDPEPVLERFTTHPKVHEVLVRGGNKASVKFGMEGIQVDVRALPRSSYGAALQYFTGSKEHNVALRQRALKMGLTLSEYGLSRLDDESRVAGETEDGIYRALGLAWIPPELRENQGEIEAAETGELPELIEPGDIRGDIHMHTTETDGRTTLEEMAGHAKALGYEYIAITDHSKALAMANGLDEKRVVDFAKRVRAINKSGELGIRVFSGLECDIRRDGVMDIEDDALAELDLVIASVHSHMNLEPAEMTDRLLAAVANPNVRIIGHPTGRILMHREPFPFDFDTVATAAAGRGVAFEINASPERLDLAGPHIRAAKAKGARFTIATDAHHPKHLLNMRYGVRTARRGWLEKKDVLNTLPAERFLAALRPKGKVHA
- a CDS encoding pitrilysin family protein, producing the protein MRTTSALAALAAGTTILAAAELKIPFEKYKLENGLRVILSKDNSAPVVAVYVIYDVGARSEQKGRTGFAHLFEHMMFQGSKNAPKGMHFETVESNGGNLNGSTHPDFTDYFEVLPSNKLPVALWLEADRMRGLNITDENLTNQKEAVKQERRLSFDNRAYATAIVDEFPKVFFDNFQSNHSLIGSFEDLNAATVDDVAAFFKTYYAPNNAVLVIVGDIQTADTKKWVEAYFADIPSQPRPPKPDLSEPAKKEAKWAEYKDPLAKLPAVVLAYPGPKRRSPDFYAMAMLDVLLTAGNSSRLNLALVKGKESVVGYEANLGWPFASTADYVDPEPYAMAFFYKPNFTAKQIVEQAEAEIDKIKNEGVPADELARIRTFLRSDRIRGVRTVLRRAQLLGQYDVFDGDPNMINTELDQYLAVTSERIQAAAKKYCDSSKRSVLAIVPAPKKSEKESGQ
- a CDS encoding pitrilysin family protein encodes the protein MRTAVVAFSLAATLAAQTQIDRTKPPETGPLADFKLPPFEEKTLPNGLRLMLINDTRYPMIEVRLGFQAGDKYDPAGMEGLSETVAALLKEGAGKRNSRQVAEELAAIGGDLNANSTADFLMVAGYALSEYTDRLLDLTSDFVRNPTFAEDELRLRKQNRIEELKVERAESETLAAERLHEILFAGHPYANALPTPSTIEKISRDDLAKFRDRFFVPNNGVLAVIGPIGDTSAFAKKLSARFGDWKKGTPPAAPPAKFPEAKGGTTLVDRPGSVQADIMIGRVAVGREHPDYFPLYVGNAILGMGASSRLFENIREKQGFAYHSSSHITPRKDVGYVESQTQVRNEVIGPALTALEGEFRRMGSERLTAGELSAVKNYLSGNFVMSLATPTGVANQLINTRLNGLPNSYLETYVDKIRRVEPDQIQKTAAKYLDPSKASIVVVGDASQIAEPMKKLGEVNVEKARQ
- a CDS encoding NUDIX hydrolase, whose protein sequence is MSRLLTISHETFVTRTGRKEKRIIVRHPGSAAALPVDERGRVLLVSQYRIPANGRLWEIPAGKVDDGESVLQGAKRELAEETGYRAKRWSKLVGFYPSPGFLAEFITVYLAQDLRPGESNLGDGEDIELRWFKPDEMLSGIRSGKIRDAKTIAGYLAFLERIRSR
- a CDS encoding M20/M25/M40 family metallo-hydrolase, which encodes MKQFGYLLFAAALAAQSPDMARVRTDLAHLTAAGMHGRAALEPGHDAAAKYVEQGFRDAGLAITVQEFNLFRAFPDAGASSVAWNGRAIEYRGSFRRDVDAEAPVVFAGYGITAPEYGYDDYAGLDVKGKIVIVLDREPGEPDRKSPFLGRGLTVHSASRIKRLNAQRRGALALLTVSSAHSQAAPGDPNPARGSAHTMHDAIVEIPQLSLPAESIAVIAPSYREWQNTIDRTYRPASRTIDGTMRIRLVNREVTAGKGRNVIGVLEGTNQTRKDEPVLITSHYDHLPDKGSHSYPGANDNASGTVAVMELARQFAARGKLERPLVFISFGAEENGLLGSYWYAAHPLVPLAKTLAVLNLDMVARDEAHTIQTRGRLKLRSKTSDVINLVGVAYSPDLAELLRRANKATRLRLDEKFDHESSQNTLWRCDHFPFLVEGVPAVWLFGGWHPGYHEPVDTMDRLNYTKLGMVIELTAEAARILASGGGRPQFRSMNERSK